GTCAAGTGCACAAAAGCCGTGGCTTCAACCACTCCGCTAACTATGTCTCTTTGCCTAACCCTTTCCCCCCACAGGAACAACAGCAAGCCTACCTAAGAGCACAGCGAGAGTTTCTGCTCAACGGTCAACCGGAAATCCCTTTTGGCCACCCTGCCTGGAACTCCTACCGGACTCCGCCAAGGCAGCACCCGGCCTTCAAACATCCCCAGCGACCTCCGCTATTTCCACACCACCCCCCTCCACCCCGTCCTGCTCGCCCATTTCCTGCGGGCCCTGCTCAGAGAACCCATCACTTGGCCCACCAGTTTGATCAGCTTTCCTTGTCGGGCGACCCTTTTGTAGACCGATTGGTCAGAACCTTCAAAGAGCTCGGTGAGGGAAACTACCACTCGGCGAAAGACTTGGCCAGACACCTAAGAGCCGAGAAAAAAGTCGTCAACCACCACCTGTACAGACTAGAAAGAAGTAACCTTGTGTGCAAAGAAGGCGAAAAGCCACCACTTTGGAGGCTTGTGTCTCGCCATCGGCGCCCAGAGCAACCGCCAGTCCAAGCGCACGCACCCCACCAGGCAGCGTGTTCGGTAGAAGAATTTGCCTCGTGTTCAGAGTCTGACCCCTCGCCTGAAACCATGGCTGAAAACCGCGAGAAGATCTGCGAGTTCCTGCTCCAGTCTCCGGCCTCCACGTCGGCCACCATCCGGAAGAACATAGGCGTCTCCAAGATCACCGAGGTCAACCAGCTGCTCAACACCctggagaaggaaggagaagtCTCCCGCCAGGGCAATCCCATCAAATGGTCGATCACAGACAAGAAGCGGGAGAGGATGTTCCTTAAAAAGCGGGCAGCCGAAATCCACGAAGGAGAGGCAGTAAAAGACGAGGTTGAGCCCGCCGCGCCGGTTAATGTTGAAAACGGGCAACAGGGGGCGGCACCGGACGCCGCGAACGTAACGCCCAAAGAGGAAAACGTGGACACGGAGATGAAGGTGGAGCCAGAGACGAACGCGGATGAGCCGCCAGCAAAGCGGATGAAGGAGAGCGCCATAGACGATTACGAGAACGGGAGGTGGACCGGAGACGAGATGGGGGAAGACCAGAACTGCCTCGGCGCCGACGGCCTCGGCTTTCCAGTGCCACAGTACCGGGAGCCTATTAAGGAGCTCacacggctggagaagctggAAGCATGCCAGGAGAAGAACCCGGTGAGCGGGCTGCTGGAGTTCTCCCACCACTTCTCAGAGCAATGCCAATTTGTGCTGCTAGAACAGAGCGGACCATCTCATGATCCCAGGTAAGGCTTCTGCGTCTGTCTGACTTTGCAAAGACCAATAAACAGCTCGTTATTTTATAGTGGGCAGGGAAGAGCCCcccgctctgtgtgtcttatgggacACACAAAGtggggctctgctcctcccctGAAGGAAGCCCGATTTGTGCAGGCATTATTAAAGTTCAGCTCATGTAAAGCTTGCTTGGTGTTCCTGTCCAGTGAGTGGGCCTAAGGGAGGAGGAATGTTAGGTTAGACATGATCCCACCCAGTTACTTTACTTCCTTGTTTTGCAGCTTCTCTGCACCTCCCCTGGCGTAAGCCCAATTTACAGGCATTACTAAAGTTCAGATCATGTAAAGCTTGCTTGGTGTTACTTTTCAGCGAGTGGGCCTAGGGGAGGAGGAATGTTAGGCAGGATCCCACAGTTACCCTGGTCCACCCCACCcccgtattttttattttttttgctaggatGCAGGGGAGCCCCTGTTGCCCAGCATCATTGATTATTGTGGTGCAGACGGCATCTGTGTTGTAGTAAGAGTGGGGATTGGGAACAAGCACATGTGAGCACCTGTATTGGCCGCCCCATAGGAACAAAATTGAAGTTGGAGGGAAACCCTTCTTTCTTctttgctttgcagcttctctgctcctcccctgaCGGAAGCCCAATTTGCAGGCATTACTAAAGTTCACCTCATGTAAAGCTTGCTTGGTGTTGCTGTTCAGTGAGTGGGCCTAGAGGAGAAGGAATATTAAAAGGGATCACACCCAGTAACCCTGGTCCAAACCTGCCTCACGACAGGTTTATGGCGCAGGCAGAGCACACATTGACTCTCGGGGCTGTGAGAGGGGAGAGGCACACAGAACCTCTatgccaggggtcttcaaactatggccctccagttgtttaggaactacaattcccatcatgcctagtcatgtctgtgaatgtcagagtttttacaatgtctcatgggacgtgtagttccacaacagctggagggccgcagtttggagatccctgctctatgCTGACCTCAACCCTCCCCCCCTGCATCCCATtcagagaagcctttgtattttgtggatGAGTTCcgataatacaaaggcttctgtgattgggcaggaggagggggaagaggcaGGCATAGCTGCACACTCTAATGCTGAGGGTGCTTTGACCTGAGGCATCATCATCCCATTCAGAGAAGCCTTTGCATTTTGTGGATGGATTTCCGCTAAtgcaaaggcttctgtgattgggGAGAGGTGGGCATAGCAGCATAACAGGCTCTGTTTGAAGATGCTTAGATCCTGAAGCATTAGCGTCCCTATtcagagaagcctttgtattatgtgaatgATTTCTCGTAATACACAGGCTTCTGTGATTGTCaggatgagagggggggggggggctgacatagcAGCATCTCACTGACTCTAATGTTGAAGATGCTTGGACCCTGAAGCATCAGTGTGTTGGTCTTCCAGGAGTTTAATAAAACTGTTCAACTGTAAATAACAGGGATAAGCCCGGGAGATGTCATGCACCTCCTTGGACTTGACTCATCATGTGCCTTCACTTTTGATAAATGAGCTGAATCTCTGGAAATTCAGCGTTAAAGGGACTCGCGACGCATTCTGGCGAGTTCTGAGACTCCGGTTCAGacgggaggggggaagggcggtcAATTGGCTTGTCATGAAGTGTGTTGCTGAGCCCGCCAgctcgtttatttttttttttcctgatgtgcCTTAATCTGTTGTCCAATCAGGTTCAAGATGCAGGCAGTGATCGACGACCGTCGCTTTCCTACAGTCGAGGCCAACAACAAGAAAGCCGCCAAGAAAGAAGCCGCTTCCCTCGCCCTACGCATCCTCCTTCGGGAGGAGCAAGGCGggacagaagaggaggtcctcgCCGAGCGCAGCGCCGCCCCCGAGATGCAGGAGGAAGTGGTGAGTGTTcggcagactgccccccccccccccaaccttccaCTCCATCCCCCACCGCAACCGTCCCACATATGTGGGCCGGCACCGTTGAAAGCCAGTTTGGTTCACATGTTATGCGACTCGGATGCAGTTCGAAACGCCTCCGCTTCGtatatgtgaactgagccttatacCCAAATACTAAGAATTGTAACTCTTCTCATGTTAAtgtttccttttcttcttttctttcccagCAAAAGAATGTTCAGCAGCCATCTGCGGTTGGAGGGAAGAACCCGATCAGCGTTCTTATGGAGCACAGCCAGAAGCTGGGCAACATGTGTGAATTCCAACTGCTGGGCCAAGAAGGACCTCCCCATGACCCCAAGTAAGTGCCGTACGCTGCGATTATTGCTTGGCGGTGGGAATTCGGACGgtgtcgccgtcaacactgccacCAGAGCCACCCCACCGCTTGCCATATCCCCCCCAGTAAACCCAGGTATATTCCCCTACGCCTAACAAACATACCTCCTCCCCCCTGGAAACCCAAGCAGCTTCCCGCCCATGTCCTGCTTGGCACCAGAAATCCAGATGTCTTCACCCACAGCTTGCTGCTAGAAACCCAGGAAGcttcgctccccccccccccccccccccccccccgctgccggaAACCCAAGCAGCTTCCCCTACACTGCCCCCTGTCCTGCTTGGTACCAGAAACCCAGATGGCTTCACCCCCAACACTGCCACCAACGCCCCCCACCAATTGCTGCTGGAAACCCAGGCACCTTCGCTACCACCCCTGTCCCAAGCCCCCCGCTTGCTGCCAGAAGCCCAGGCAACTTCCCTTGGGGCCCCCTACTTGCCAGCGGAAACCCAGGTAGCTTCCCCTATAACCGCTCCCTGTCCTGCTTGGCGCAGGAAACCCAGATGGCTTCACCCACCCCACAGCTTGCTGCTAGAAACCCAGGAAGCTTCGCTGCCACCAGAAACTCGGGCAGCTTCCCTACCACCCCCGTTAGGAGACCCCTGCTTGCCGCCATAAATGCAGGCAGATTCCGCTTTGCCTAACACACCCCCCCAAGCAGCTTTCTGCCCCCTGTCCTGCTTGGTGCCAGAAACCCAGTTGGCTTCACCCCCAAACGCGCCCACCCCCACAGCTTGCTGCTAGAAACCCCAGGCAGCTTCGCTACCACCCTTGTCCCAAGCCCCCACCTCCTGATTGCTGCCAGAGGCCCAGGCAGCTTCCCATAGGCCCCCCCCTCCCACTTGCTGCCGGAAACCCAAGCAGCTTCCCCTACACCGCCCTCTGTCCTGCTTGGTACCGGAAACCCAGATGGCTTCACCCCCCAACACTGCCACCAACGCCCCCCCCACCAATTGCTGCTGGAAACCCAGGCACCTTCGCTACCACCCCTGTCCAAAGCCCCCCGCTTGCTGCCAGCAGCCCAGGCAACTTCCCTTGGGGCCCCCTACTTGCCGGCGGAAAACCAGGTAGCTTCCCCTACACCTGCTCCCTGCCCTGCTTGGAGCAGGAAACCCAGATGGCTTCACTGCCACCAGCACCCACCCACTCCCATCCGCTTGCTGCTGGAAACCCAGGCAGCTGTGCTACCAAGCCCCCCTGCTTGCCGCCAGAAACCCAGGCAGCCCCCTGTTCTGCTTGGTGCCGGAAATCCAGACGGCTTCACTCCAACATTGCCACCAGCACCTTCCACCCACCCCCTGCCACCTTCCACCCAGGCTgcatcttacccccccccccccccacccccggttGCCACTAGAAACCCAGGCAGCTTTCCATCCCCTGTCCTGCTTGGTGCTGGAAACTCAGGCGGCTTCACCCCAACGCTGCCGCCAGCACCCCGCTGGAAACCCAGGCAGCTTCTACACTGCCCCACCCCCTTATGTACATcacttatatttttgtatatttctcAGGTTCACATACTGCGTTAAGATGGGTGAACAGTGCTTCCCAACGGTGATCGCCAACAGTAAGAAAATGGCCAAGCAGCTCGCCGCAGAGGTCGCGGTAAAGCAGCTCCTCGGTGAGAACGCCCTGTGCCCTGATAAGGTAAAGCCGAGATCTGTTGTCGCTTTTTATTACCATTCAATGCCATTGGTGGGTGTGGCTATTCTGTAGTCTGATATGAcacttttatattttaattttttgatctAGGTGGAACCCCCTGCCCCTACCCCCGTCGCT
This window of the Rana temporaria chromosome 13, aRanTem1.1, whole genome shotgun sequence genome carries:
- the ADAR gene encoding double-stranded RNA-specific adenosine deaminase, translating into MIGGLPIAPFCHLSACLAMSAAPYRGRHASQVHKSRGFNHSANYVSLPNPFPPQEQQQAYLRAQREFLLNGQPEIPFGHPAWNSYRTPPRQHPAFKHPQRPPLFPHHPPPPRPARPFPAGPAQRTHHLAHQFDQLSLSGDPFVDRLVRTFKELGEGNYHSAKDLARHLRAEKKVVNHHLYRLERSNLVCKEGEKPPLWRLVSRHRRPEQPPVQAHAPHQAACSVEEFASCSESDPSPETMAENREKICEFLLQSPASTSATIRKNIGVSKITEVNQLLNTLEKEGEVSRQGNPIKWSITDKKRERMFLKKRAAEIHEGEAVKDEVEPAAPVNVENGQQGAAPDAANVTPKEENVDTEMKVEPETNADEPPAKRMKESAIDDYENGRWTGDEMGEDQNCLGADGLGFPVPQYREPIKELTRLEKLEACQEKNPVSGLLEFSHHFSEQCQFVLLEQSGPSHDPRFKMQAVIDDRRFPTVEANNKKAAKKEAASLALRILLREEQGGTEEEVLAERSAAPEMQEEVQKNVQQPSAVGGKNPISVLMEHSQKLGNMCEFQLLGQEGPPHDPKFTYCVKMGEQCFPTVIANSKKMAKQLAAEVAVKQLLGENALCPDKVEPPAPTPVAEAPAIEFPPVPELSMEDIKMAQASGVGDYIKYLNANPVSGLLEYSRAKGFAAEFKMVSQSGPPHDPKFVFQAKVGGRWFPPVTASNKKLAKAEAADAALRVLIGEAEKAIREGDSIAELPVTGSTIHDQIAMLSHQKFNTLTARIQNSLLGRKILAAIIMKRNSDDLGTVVSIGTGNRCVKGEELSLHGETVNDCHAEIISRRGFIRFLYDQLMKYNPDTPENSIFEESEELLRIRPGITFHLYISTAPCGDGALFDKSCSDQPCAEGDKKHYPLFENPKQGKLRTKVENGEGTIPVESSDIVPTWDGIQHGERLRTMSCSDKILRWNVLGLQGGGLSHFIEPVYLSSVTLGYLFNKGHLTRAICCRMSRDGESFQQELPDLYLVNHPEVGRVSVYDSHRQTGKTKESSVNWCLADEEVEVLDGTKGKVEGGTQDVSRVSKHHMFNLFQKLCSARDRQDLLAFTSYNDIKAAATSYQSVKGLFFRALRDMGYGNWISKPQEEKSFNLSTM